The sequence ACCAAAGCCTGTACCAAGCCCAGTGATCCGGCTTTCAGAATATCGCCAAAAATGACAGTCGTTCCCAGCAGTACCAGTCCTATTTTGACGAACAGCTCCGTAGCCAGCGCGCCTTTCAACCAGTCGGGTAGCTGAACCAGATTACCCACCAGCAGACCAATGCTTAAGCTAAAAATGACCGCTTCCAGGTTCAGATCTTTCAGCGTTTTATTTCCAGCCAGCACCAGGGCCAATAGTGTTAGCCCAAAAATGATCGGGAACCCGAACAGTGTGGACCGCAATGGTTTGCCCGTTAAAATGGCACCAATAAGGGCAATGGCGTACGTGAAACCGAATTGTTCGAGAATTATCAGTCCGTTTTTAACACTCAACACCGTAGCTGTCAGATCGCTACCCTCTTTCCAGCCAAACGCAGGCACAGGAATCACTATACCCGAAAGCGAGAGACCAATAATCAGCAGGCCAAGCACCACGACGGTCCAGTCTTCGGTCAGTGCCGGTTTGGTTTTGGTGATTGGTTCAGCAATAGTTTCCATGTAATCAGTTGGTTTGAGAAAGGTTAATTCGTTTTTGTCTGGTGGTTTAGTTGGTCTGTTCAGTTAGTCATCCATTTGTAGGTACTACCAAACGCAATCAGCAGCAGGAAACCTACTAATGCCAGTAGCAACCCGGCTTTGATCATATCCCGAATAGTAACCTGGCTGGTTGCCAGCACAATGGCGTTTGGTGGTGTCGACATGGGCAGCACGAACGCAAAACTAGCCGCAAACGTTACGGGGGCACCCAGCAGAATCGGATCGATACCGGTGGCAGTAGCAATACCAAAAACCATCGGAAGAGCCGCCGTTGCCAGTGGCGTATTGGCAATGATTATTTTCAGTAACAACGTGATGCCTACCAGCGCGACAAGCAATCCGCTGTAGTCATGCGTACCTGACGACGCAACAGTATCGCCGATCAGCCCGATAATGCCGGAGCTTTCGAGTGTTTTGGCCAGCGCCAGCCCTCCGCCGATCATGAACAGAATGCCCCAAGGTAACTTGTTCATGCTACTCCAGTCGAATAAAAAGCCGGTTTTACTGGTCGGGTCAGGAGTCAGGAAGAGCAGTAAAGCACCGCTCATGCCAATGATGGTGTCGTTCAGAAAATCGGCACCCAGCCATTTCACGAAAAACGCCCGAAAAATCCACCCGATGGCCGTGAGCAGAAATAACGCACTGACAGCATATTCGGAATACCGTATCGGTCCTAACGCCGTCAGTTTATCCCGAATGATGGCCGATGCATCAGGTAACGCATGGCCTCTCACCGGAAACAGGAGCCGGACCAGAATGAGGTATGTGGCCGTAAGCATCAATACTGCCAGTGGAAATCCGACAACAAACCAGCCCGTAAACGAAATATCAGTTTTGTAGGAATCGCGCAGGAAACCCAGCAGCACCCCATTGGTCGGTGTGCCAATGGTGGTAGCAATACCTCCAATACTGGCTGAATAGGCGAGTCCCAGCAGCAAACTCACTGCAAAAGGGCGAAACTGGCGCTCCTGACCCGCTCGCCGGAAATCGTCTTCCAGCAAATGAAGCACCGACTGGGCAATGGGCAGCATCAGCAGCGCAGCGGCCGTATTGTTCACCCACATACTAACAAAAGCAGTAGCCACCATGAAGCCCAGCACCAGCCGGTGGCTGGCCGTTCCGATCAGTCGCACGATATGCAGTGCAATGCGGGTGTGCAGGTTGTGCCGTTCAACCGCCAGCGCGAACACAAAGCCCGACAGAAACAACAGGATCGTGGGATTCGTATAATTGGCGGCCGTAGTCGGCAGATCCAGAATGGCCAGCGCCGGGAACAATACTATGGGTAAAAAAGCCGTTACGGGCAGGGCAACGGCTTCGCTAATCCACCAGACCATCATCCAGGCTGCAACGCCAATAACCAGCTGCATTTTTGGCGCAATTGGCAACAATTCACCATATCCCAATACCCAAAAGAGCAGGGGTCCGGCCAGCAACAGGCTATATTTCAGCCAGTGAGCAGGCACCACGGCCCTTCGAACAGTGTCAGGATGGACTAATTCCGGAATTGTCGTATTTTCCATAATCGCTTATCGAAAATTTTCGGGCCGGTTCAGCACACGCCCATCGGGTTTGATCTGCCAGACCGTAATCGGGTTAAAATGATAGCCGCCAGTATCGGCACCCCGAGCATCAATGAGTTGAGCGAACGTTGGCTGTACGTAGCCCGTCTCGTCGGTTACACGGCTCATGATCTCGGTTTCAGATCCATTCCATTGCCACAGGTGCCGGAATCGTACATGCGCTTTATCCAGAATGGGCTCCTGCAACTCAGCTAGTTTCCAGGTTTTACCGGCATCCGTACTGACCTCTACCCGGCTTACTTTTCCGCGGCCGCTCCAGGCCAGCCCCCGAATCTCGATCCAGCCTTTCTGAATCTGAACCGGATAAGCCGGAAATGTGATGATTGATCGGGCATCGATGTCAAAGCTAAATTGCCGGATTTTGCCTCCTTTAATGCCTTCTGAATATTTCGAGGTTTCCTCCCGGGTTTGCCAGGGAGCATCCCCCAGTTCAAGCCGACGTAGCCATTTGACGCTTGTATTTCCTTCCCAACCGGGCAGAAACAGCCGCACCGGATAGCCCTGTTCGGGCCGAAGCGCTTCGCCATTCTGCGCATAGGCAATAATGGCATCGTTCCAGCCTTTGCTGGTCGGAATGCTGCGGGTCATCAGCGCAGCATCACCGCCCTCAGCCAGAAACCAGCTGGAACTGGGTTTTACGCCCACCTCCCGAAACAGCGTCGAAAGCAGCACACCGGTCCATTCACTCTGACTCGTGAGGCCACAAATTTCCTGCGGAGACATGGTTTCTTTGCCCGTACGGAAATTGCCGGAACATTCCAGAAAGGCAATGCGCGATACCGACGGAAACCGTTTCAGATCAGCCAGCGTAAACACCGTTGGCCGTTCGACCTGGCCGTGAATGAGCAGTTCGTATTTGGCCGGATCGATTGCCGGGACGCCATTGTGATGCCGCTCGAAATGCAGGTCAGACGGAGTGATAGTGCCGTACAAATCCTGCAATGGCGACCGCGACGAAATATCAGAGGCATTTTTTGCCAGTTTCTCAAATGCCGACCGCGTTCCGACCTTACCCGGCGGAACGCCCATCTGCTTCGTCGGATCGTCGGGAACCTGGGGAATACTAATCTGCAAACCCTTTGCAAACGAAGTTTGTACCACCGCTACGGCAGCAGTAGCAGCTCCACCCAATAAAGTTCGACGGGTGATCGTCGCGGGTTTAGCCGGTTGATCACCGTCGCTATCAGGCTTCACCATGATTCATTATCCATTAGTTTTCCTTAGTGTATTTCTGGCCCCGCTTTCCGGTCGTCGGGCACAAATAGTTTTTGAGCAGGCATTACTATCTTCGGCAATGTCTGGGCGTTTAGCACGGCTTTTTCGTCGAGAAGTTTATTCGCCGTCAGCAGGTAAGCCGTCAGCGAATAAACTTCTTCGTTGGTTAATGAACCCGGCTGGCTAAATGGCATGGCTCGCTGAATGTAATCGAACACAGTCGTAGCATAAGGCCAGTAGTTGCCAATCACTTTTTCGGTTCGTTTTCCCGGTGCCGGAGTCGTTGTGACCAACGATCCGTTGGGGCCTCCTACCCCACCCGCACCATGACAGGCAGCACATTTTGCCGCGAAGATTACCGCACCGGTCGTTGCCGTACCAGACCCGGCAGGTAAGCCCTGACCATCAGGACGTACATCGATGTCCAGCGGGGTTATCTGCACAGCACTTGCCGGTTTGCCATAGCCAAATCGGGTAGGCAATGAGTCGGTATTCAGAACGCCCTTTCGACTTCTATCCGCCTGACTCGTATCAGAAAATAGGGAGCCAGCAATCGGATGCGGGTACAGATCGAGAACCGCCACAAACAACCCGACAGGTAGCACCAGCCATGCATTACTCATACTTCCCTGCTTTCAGTGTGCTCTCCGACAGGGCATATTTCCGGCTATAGCGGTCCAGCACCACATAAATCGAATCTTTCGTTTCGTTGACTCCCCGCAGGATGACCTTATTGCCACCATCCTGTGCGGTATAACTGAGAATCATGCGATTACGCTTGGTCGGGCGATTTTCGGCTTCAATCCCTTTGGTACGCCGGGCCGACCGGGCAATTGGATCAATCTTCGGGTCTTCGGGCCCAATGATTGCCAGTGCTTCTTTGGGAATCCAGTTATCTGGTTTGCCGGATTCGCCAGCATCATCTTTCCGGCGGCCTTCACCGCGACGGTCTTCACCGCGACGGCCCTCACCTCTCGATCGACCACGTGCCCCTCCTTCGTTTGTTCCGCCCAGATCGCGATTATTACCCAGAAATTCCCGGTTCTCGGCATTGCGGGCTCCCCGATTTTTATCCTGCAAATACAGAACGTGATGAACGGGGTCGGCTTCGTAATAAAATACCCGCTGCCCACCTGAAACACCCGTCAGTTCGAAGGTTCGGTTGATGTCGCGCATGGGCGCACCTCCCCCATTGGAAAGGTCTAGCTCAACCGGTTTATTGACCTTGAACGTCAGTGTGGTCCAGTTTTCGAAGGTGGCCTGCTGCCAGCGTACCGAATCCAGTGGCGAGTAGGGTAGCACCTTTCCATTGAGCCGGAACTCGGTCACGTTGTAGTTACCCCGCAGTTCTTTTATGCCTTTTTGGGCCGGTTGCTTATAGGGATCATACCGAAAATTGACGTACTGGAGCCAGAACAGCAACACCAGAAAAAGACCGATCGTGAGCGTTTTCAGCCCAATCCGCCCATACTGCTGCCAGCCCGTAAATGTTGGTGCGAAATAGTTCGGACTTGTCAGTCGTTCCCGGATGAGCAGGTTGTAAATGTCTTTGATGTAGTAGATCAACAGGAAGCCGGACAGTAGCACGAAATAGGAACTGTAGCCATGCACTCCTCCATCATAAGCGAAGTTGACGTAAACAATATCGGCCAGCGCCCCAAACAGCAATACGGCACCCCAGAACGTGGTGACCCGAAAAAACAGCAAAGCGCCTGCCAGCACCTCAACCACCCCCGTAAACACTTCATACCAGGGCGCAATGCCAATTGAAAGCCAGTAGATTTTCTGGGCCGTCAGGTCGCCGAAGTTTGTGTTCAGTACACCCAGTGATGGGTACGGCAATTGGGTAGGCATTAGTTTGGTGAAACCGAAACCAATAATGCCGATGCCTGCCCGATAGCGTACAACAACCCGCAACCAGTAATAAAGCAAGTTGTAATCGCGCGCTTCGGCGTTGCGAAACCGGGCTACAGCCGTCCAGATCAACCCGGCAACCGTTGCAAAAATCAGCGTAATGATCCAGGGCGCATACCCATTCAGCGTACTGCCGAAGAGCTTATTGCCAAAGATCGTTAAGCCTGAACCGAAGCGGGCCACATCGTAGAGGTCGCGGTAATGCAGGTGCAGCCAGTCGAATTCCAGAATTTCTTTATACCAGTCGAGGCTATTGGGCAGCGACATACTAATGAAGAACACAAACGCAATCCGGAATAGAATTTTCTGGTTTTCTGTCCAGGCCGGGTCTGACTTAGTCGATACGGGTTCAGCCGGAATTGGCCAGGGCCGCTCTTGAACGGCTGACTGAGCGACGAATGGAGATTGCCGCCGGGATTGGCTCGAATCAGACTGGGGGGGGCCGCTAATTCTTCGGGCGATACCAGTCCTAAGTCCGCACGTTCGGGAGTGATGTTTGGGGTTGCCATCGTTCAGAGGAGATTAGAGTTTGAGCGATCCGCGCCGACCAGCTTTGGCGGCCTCGTCGATGAGGTATTTTTTGTTGATTTTATCCAGCACAGCGTAGACTGAATCACGCTTTTCGTCCAGTCCAGCGAGAATAATCTGTCCGTTACCTGCCTTTGTATACGTCAGTTGCAGCGTTTCAGCAGCGTAGTTCGGATTGCTGTTTTTGAGCGTCAACAGGTTTCGGGCCGGATCTACAGTATAGCGGTAATAATGCCTCCCCTGCGATCCGGCAAATTCATAATCCTCTTCAGTCGATCCGCCGGTACGGTCGGTAGCTGGCAGTTTTTCCGTAACCGTATTGACGATCCTGACAGGTCGATTCGATTTGATACTGATCGTATTCCAGGTCTCAAACACCACATCCTGCCAACGAACAGGGTCGTTCTTGGCATAAGGCAGTGTTTTGCCGCCTACTCGAAACTCACTGACATTATAAAGCCCGGCAGCACCTGGCAAACCCGGTGTTTTCGGAAACCGAACGGAGCCATTTCGGTAGGTTGAATAGGTCGTAAACCCATAAAGCAGGACCGTAAACAGGATAAATGCCGACTTGAGAGCGAATCGTCCATACCGCTGCCATTGCTCATTCAGAACTAGATGAAAACGATTGGGAGAAGCTGGCAATTCCAGCGACAGTAGCCGGAACAAACGGATCGCATCGAAGGCAAACAGAACCAGCGCAAACGTGATGAGTAGTCCACTATAGACATATTCGCCCCCTTCGTAAGCCAGATTCGAGAAGAACACATTCCCCAGAAACGGCAGCAGAATCAACGTACCGATCGTGGCTGTCTTACGGTTAAGCAAAAGCAGACCACCGGCCAATTCGACAGCCCCCAGAAAGGATTCGTAATTGGGTACGATCCCCAGCGACAGCGAAAATAGCTTCCAGGCCGTATGGTCACCATAAGCGGTGTTGAGGTTGCTGATAGACGGCAGTGGTGCCTGCAACGGGAACAGTTTGATGAATCCGTAGGCAATCACGCCCAGCGCCAGCCGATAGCGCAGTATAACCCGCAGCCAGTAATACAACTGGTCGTAGTCGGTTTTAGAATCGTTCCGAAACGACCACACCACCGAACCGATAGCAGCAAACACCAGCACAACGCCCCAGTTAACGAAGGTATCCTCTGGCCCGAAAAACCGGGGCGCATAGTGCGACAGATTGAACAGGTAGCGTGTATAGCCGCCATTAAAGTCAACCAGATTCACAAAGAATTGCGCATCGAGTGGTAAGGCCTGAATTAGAAAATACAGGAAAACGAACCGAAAAATAGTTTTTTCAACGGCTGTCCAGTGACCATCAGCCGGAACAGTAAAAGGCTGGCTAGTCGGTGACGGAGCGGAAATAGTTTCTGAATAACTCATGATGATGTTAATTGAGTAGTGATCAGTATCCAGGATTTTGTTCCAGCGCCTTATCGGTCAGCAGTTGCTGCACCGGAATAGGGAGCACCGACCGGTTTTGGTCAGTAAGATTGAAAACAGCCGGAGCACGGCCCGTCCGCACGATGTCGAACCAGCGATGCGGCTCCAGTGCGAATTCAACCCGCCGTTCGTTTTCTACAGCCAGTAGAATCGCATCTTTCGTTGCGGCAGTGGCCGTGGTGAGTGCGGTCAACCCCGCCCGATCGCGCACGGCATTGAGGTCCGTCAGCGCATCGGTGAGTTTGTCCTGTTGCGCGCGGGCTTCGGCCCGAATCAGGTAGGCTTCGGCAATCCGGAAGATGTACGACGGGTCAGAAGCCGGGTTGCGGTAATAGAGGTTTCCGTACCAGCGGTTCTGGTTGTCTTTAGCCACGAGCACCGAGCGATTTCCGCCAATGGCCGGATTATTCAGCAGTGCCACCAGCGCATCGTTGGGAGCCCACTGGCGTGTACCACCGTTCGTTTGTGGTTGCCATTGGCCCCGATGGCTATTGACTTCGGTCGTGCCGTTATAGAAAATCTCGAATACGGATTCTGCCGTTCCCCGCGCATCGCTCTGGAAAAAAGCTCCATATGGTTTCAGCAGCTTATAGTTGGTCGCATCGCTGATGAGTCGGGTCGCATAATCTTCAGCCTTCGCGTAGTCTTTCTGATACAGATAATAGCGGGATTTGAGGGCAAAAACCGTTTTCTGTGTCACCCGATAGCGATCGACTGTAGTCGGCAGGAGGGGTTCGGCCGCGTCCAGATCTTTCAGCGCCTGTGCATAAGTATCGGCCTGACTGCTCCGCTTAATGCCCGAATTGTCCGTCGGTTTGGTCGTTGGACTGGTAATGATGGGCACCCCACCAAATGTGCGGGCCAGATCGAAGTAGGCCAGGGCACGAATGGTATACGCTTCGCCGAGATACTGGTTTTTAAGGGCCGTGGTCAGGGTTGGGTCCGTTACAGCCGGCACTTTCGCCAATACGTTATTGGCTCGGTTGATCGTCCGGTAAATCGCGATCCAGACACTGGCAATTGTCGAATTATCGGCGTTGACCTTCTTGTTGATAAACTCCTGCACCTGCGACTGCGAGCCGGTCCACTGAATATTATCACCCGTCAGATAGCCAATACTTTGAAAACTGGTGCCGTAATAATCACCGCTGGCCAGTGCGCTGTAAACACCACGTAGGGCTGTCAACGCCGAATTCTGATCGGTTATCGTTTCCGTGTCGGAGATCGACTCCAGCGGTTTAACATCTAAAAACTCCTTGCAACTACTGGCGCTCAGCAGCAGGAGCAGCGAAAAAATGATTTTTATGCGATTCATTGGTTGATTCATTTGGGTGATATCCTGCCATTGTCGATAGAGACGCACGACCGGGCAAGACAGCACCGGAAAGAGGCAGCTTATAAAGTCAGACTAATACCACCCTGTATACCAACAGGTTGAGGAGGTGTACCCAGATCGATACCCTGCGAATTCGGATCGCTGCTGGCGCTCGACTCCGGATCGAGGCCTGTGTATTTGGTCAGCAGCCAGAGATTCGTACCCACGGCATAGACCCGTAGACCCTGAATACCCACCCGGCGGGTTAATTCTTTGGGGAGCGTATACCCAATAGCCAGCGATTTGAGCCGCAAAAACGACCCATCTTCCAGCCAACGGCTTCCACCATCGCGGTAGTTGTTGACATTAATGCCATCGGGGCGCGGCACATCGGTGATATCGCCCGGCTTCTGCCAGCGGGCCAGATTGGTCGCAAAAATGATGCGGGCGGCATCACGGGCTCCCCCACCCTCACCAAAGAATTTGTTGTGATTATAAATCTTGTTGCCGTACTGGTACGAGAAGAACAGATTGATATCAAACCCTTTAAAGGTCAGACTATTGGTCAGTCCACCAAAGAATTTCGGCCAGATGCTGCCCACCAGTTGTCGGTCGTCAACGGTTATTTT comes from Spirosoma aureum and encodes:
- a CDS encoding SLC13 family permease, with amino-acid sequence MENTTIPELVHPDTVRRAVVPAHWLKYSLLLAGPLLFWVLGYGELLPIAPKMQLVIGVAAWMMVWWISEAVALPVTAFLPIVLFPALAILDLPTTAANYTNPTILLFLSGFVFALAVERHNLHTRIALHIVRLIGTASHRLVLGFMVATAFVSMWVNNTAAALLMLPIAQSVLHLLEDDFRRAGQERQFRPFAVSLLLGLAYSASIGGIATTIGTPTNGVLLGFLRDSYKTDISFTGWFVVGFPLAVLMLTATYLILVRLLFPVRGHALPDASAIIRDKLTALGPIRYSEYAVSALFLLTAIGWIFRAFFVKWLGADFLNDTIIGMSGALLLFLTPDPTSKTGFLFDWSSMNKLPWGILFMIGGGLALAKTLESSGIIGLIGDTVASSGTHDYSGLLVALVGITLLLKIIIANTPLATAALPMVFGIATATGIDPILLGAPVTFAASFAFVLPMSTPPNAIVLATSQVTIRDMIKAGLLLALVGFLLLIAFGSTYKWMTN
- the soxC gene encoding sulfite dehydrogenase; its protein translation is MVKPDSDGDQPAKPATITRRTLLGGAATAAVAVVQTSFAKGLQISIPQVPDDPTKQMGVPPGKVGTRSAFEKLAKNASDISSRSPLQDLYGTITPSDLHFERHHNGVPAIDPAKYELLIHGQVERPTVFTLADLKRFPSVSRIAFLECSGNFRTGKETMSPQEICGLTSQSEWTGVLLSTLFREVGVKPSSSWFLAEGGDAALMTRSIPTSKGWNDAIIAYAQNGEALRPEQGYPVRLFLPGWEGNTSVKWLRRLELGDAPWQTREETSKYSEGIKGGKIRQFSFDIDARSIITFPAYPVQIQKGWIEIRGLAWSGRGKVSRVEVSTDAGKTWKLAELQEPILDKAHVRFRHLWQWNGSETEIMSRVTDETGYVQPTFAQLIDARGADTGGYHFNPITVWQIKPDGRVLNRPENFR
- a CDS encoding c-type cytochrome, which translates into the protein MSNAWLVLPVGLFVAVLDLYPHPIAGSLFSDTSQADRSRKGVLNTDSLPTRFGYGKPASAVQITPLDIDVRPDGQGLPAGSGTATTGAVIFAAKCAACHGAGGVGGPNGSLVTTTPAPGKRTEKVIGNYWPYATTVFDYIQRAMPFSQPGSLTNEEVYSLTAYLLTANKLLDEKAVLNAQTLPKIVMPAQKLFVPDDRKAGPEIH
- a CDS encoding DoxX family protein; translated protein: MSYSETISAPSPTSQPFTVPADGHWTAVEKTIFRFVFLYFLIQALPLDAQFFVNLVDFNGGYTRYLFNLSHYAPRFFGPEDTFVNWGVVLVFAAIGSVVWSFRNDSKTDYDQLYYWLRVILRYRLALGVIAYGFIKLFPLQAPLPSISNLNTAYGDHTAWKLFSLSLGIVPNYESFLGAVELAGGLLLLNRKTATIGTLILLPFLGNVFFSNLAYEGGEYVYSGLLITFALVLFAFDAIRLFRLLSLELPASPNRFHLVLNEQWQRYGRFALKSAFILFTVLLYGFTTYSTYRNGSVRFPKTPGLPGAAGLYNVSEFRVGGKTLPYAKNDPVRWQDVVFETWNTISIKSNRPVRIVNTVTEKLPATDRTGGSTEEDYEFAGSQGRHYYRYTVDPARNLLTLKNSNPNYAAETLQLTYTKAGNGQIILAGLDEKRDSVYAVLDKINKKYLIDEAAKAGRRGSLKL
- a CDS encoding RagB/SusD family nutrient uptake outer membrane protein is translated as MNRIKIIFSLLLLLSASSCKEFLDVKPLESISDTETITDQNSALTALRGVYSALASGDYYGTSFQSIGYLTGDNIQWTGSQSQVQEFINKKVNADNSTIASVWIAIYRTINRANNVLAKVPAVTDPTLTTALKNQYLGEAYTIRALAYFDLARTFGGVPIITSPTTKPTDNSGIKRSSQADTYAQALKDLDAAEPLLPTTVDRYRVTQKTVFALKSRYYLYQKDYAKAEDYATRLISDATNYKLLKPYGAFFQSDARGTAESVFEIFYNGTTEVNSHRGQWQPQTNGGTRQWAPNDALVALLNNPAIGGNRSVLVAKDNQNRWYGNLYYRNPASDPSYIFRIAEAYLIRAEARAQQDKLTDALTDLNAVRDRAGLTALTTATAATKDAILLAVENERRVEFALEPHRWFDIVRTGRAPAVFNLTDQNRSVLPIPVQQLLTDKALEQNPGY